Below is a genomic region from Flavobacterium ginsengisoli.
AAACTAAATCGAAAAGTGAAACAGCTAAACATTTCTATAAAACATAATCTAATTGTCGGTTTACTGATTGGGTTATGGCTTTTTGTTTTTGCTTTCATTATAAAACCTTTTGACGATGGAACCATAAATTTTAGAGCTTGGTTTTTAATCAGTTTTGGTTTTAGTGTAATGGCATTTTTGTGTTATGGTCTCTTAGCATTTATTCAAAAAAGTTTTTACGAAAGAATAGGGAAGTGGAATGTGGGTTTAGAAATAACAGCCATTTTTCTTTTTCATTTACTCTACTTAATTGGTGTTTTTACTTTTTATAAAAGTCCAATTTTAAATGGCGGATATGATTTCTTAGAATTCTTTTCGATAATATTTATAAAAGTCGTTCTAATTTTAACTCCAGTAATTATTCTCGCAAGAAGATATTTAATTAAACTAATTCCCATAACGGATGATGTTTTGCTATTTAAAGGAGAAAACAGATTAGACATTCTAAAAATCAACAAAGCCGATTTGGTCTGTATTTCGAATGCTCAAAATTATGTTGAGATTTTTTATCTCGAAAACGGAAAACTCCATTCTAAATTAATTCGTTCCTCGCTCAAAAAAATTCAGGACGATTTCGATTTTTTAGTGCAAATTCATCGTTCGCATTTAATAAATCCGTCGCATTTTAAATCTTGGAGAAATGCAAATACAATTATTTTGACTCAAATAGAACTTCCGGTTTCGAGAAATTATAAAGATGTTTTAATGGCATTGTAAATTTCGTACCTAAAACAATACATTTTATACCTAAGTTAATAAAATTAGGGTTTTAGAAAAGGTTTCATTTTAGTTTTGCTTCTTCAATTTTTAAAATAAATTATGAAAACAAAACATTTTTGCATGATCGGAGCAATACTTTTTTTAGTTAGTTATTTATTTTTTTCAGGCCTTTTACCAAGTTTAAGCCAATCTGTAGATTTTGCGCATTGGTTCAATTTAATTGGAGCTTGTTTTTTATTATCATTTAATGACGCGTTTCCAAAAACGAAAATTAATAAAGTTGCTTCTGCGTTGACAACTTTTGGTGTTATTGCCCATATCGGACTTTGTACAATCGATTTTATCATGTCGAGTTACGGAAATAACGAAATTGCAAAAGAGGCATTAAGTCAACATATCAGTAATTCTCCATTGATTTTTTATCCATTCGTGGCTGTTGGTCCTTCTTTGCTTTTTCTTGGTTTGGCTTTGCATGCATTTACTTTTATAAAAACAGAAACCGTAAAATCTTTAATGGTAATTGTGGGTTCGGTTGCTGTTGGATTTTCATTTTTTGTTTTGAAAAATGGCGTTTGGATGTTTTTAAGCTGTATCGTTTTTGTTTTTGGATTGGGGTTGTTGCTCTATAAAAAAGGAATTGAAAAGTCATAGGATTAGTAATAGCTATGTTTTGAACTGAATTTTGACAAAGGTTTTTGCACACAATCTTGTCATTTCGAGGAACGAGAAATCTCCACTAGTGACTCTACAAAGATTGGAGACATTCTGTACGGAGCTTCTTGCGGAGATTTCTCGTTCCTCGAAATGACAACTGAGTGGAAAATTAAAAAAGTTGAAATATTTACTTCGGTTTCTTTATTTGAAATGTGTATTTTCGTTTAAAGAATCCGCCATTCAAAAATAAAACTAATTGAAAAAACATATAAAATACTTAATTGCACTCTTTCTGACTTTTGTCGTGATTGCGGGTGATGGTGCTTTATATTCTCAATCTAAATCGGCAGAATATTATCAGTCTTCGTTTGTAGTTTTAAGAAAAAAAATAGAGCTTAAAAGTTCTCGTTTATATAAATTCGGGCAAGTTGTTTCCTGGAATGAAATAAGATTTTCAGTTGTTTTGAATTTTCTTAAAACGGAAACTATTTTTACTTTTCAAATTAAGAAACTACTGAGACTTCAAAATATAATTCATCAAAAATTAACTTCATTTATAAATCAGTCGATTTTTATAAATGAAATAATCACTTCAAAACACTTCGATAAAAGTTTATACAGCGCTTAAGAAAATCTATTTCTGAGCATAGATGATCAATAATGTCTAATCATTTATCATTTTCAAAATGTATAAACAAAATAAAAACTCTCGTTTGGAGCAATCTAAACGACCGCTTCTTCATTGGATAAAAAGAAAATTTATAATTGTAATAACAGCCTTTATGCTAGGAATGGCAAACGGAATGCATACAGAAGATACTCGAATCAAGGGAAATCAAAATTATACTGAACAGCATAAAAAGGATTGATTATTTAATTAGAGAATATGTCAATGTGATAATTGGAGAATGCTTTCTATTTGTCGTGACCTTTGTCAAAGTTTTAAACTTTGACAAAGGTTTTTGCACACAATCTTGTCATTTCGAGGAACGAGAAATCTCCACAAGTAACTCTACAAAGATTGGCGACATTCTGTACGGAGCTTCTCGCGAAGATTTCTCCTTCGTCGAAATGACAAACTGGAGGTATAAAAACAAAAAACCGAAGCATTTGCTTCGGTTTTTATTTGGAATTTGGGATTTCAAATATTGGAATTTATTCTACCCATTTATAATATCTCGCTCCAATTAAAACAGGAATCTCTTTTTCGATTCTTTCTAAAACCCATTCGTTTTTTGGAGTTCTTACGCTTTGTTTTTGTTCTTTTTTGTGAAGGCTTTCGTAAGTGTTGAAATCAATTTCTACGCTTTCGGCTAAATTTTCGAAAAGTTTTACATTTTCTAAAGCCGATTTCCATTCTGATTGAATTGTTCCTTCAAAAACTTTCGATTTCGATCCGCTTCCATAAGCTAAGAAACCGAATTTAGTTTCAGCTACTTCTTTATTTGTATCATAAAAATGAGCTAGTGTAGATAACAATCCCATGAAAATAGAACCTGTGTAAAGGTTTCCTATTAAAGAAGAAGCCAATTCTGCAGGTTGCAATTTCTCAGTTACAAAACTTCTGTAATCATCAGATTTTGCTACTTCTTTAATTTTTGTCTGATAATCTGCTGGCGCAATATCATCAGCAATAATCTTTTCGGCACTGTCTAACGCGTAGATTTCAGATAACATTCTTCTTCCTTGAAAAGAATATGGCAAGTGCATCACAATACTGTGCCAAGTGTTATATAAAGTTTCGGTAGTGTTTTTTAATTTTTTGAATGAAAAATACGCATTACGCGTACGATCCATGTAACATTGATTTGAATATTGACCGTCAAAAACAGGCTGGTCTTTATGGATTTCGATTTCGGCTTCTAAATTATCAAACCACGAATCATTGTTTGTGTTTTTGGTAATTTCCTCTTTAGAAATCGTTCTGTAAGGTTTAAAGAAATCGAAAACACCTTTTGTGCTCGTTGCCCAATTATTATCAAAAGCAATGATTTTTGGGTTTGCAGTAATTAACATGGCAACAGCTCCTGCACCTTGCGTGTATTCTCCGCCTGAGTTTAAATCGTATTTTGCAAAATCAGAAGTAACTACGATTGCTTTTTTAGTTGGATTTAATTTTACGAAATCTAAACAGTTTTGCATCGCATCAACTCCACCAATACAGGCAAAAGTGAAATCTACAACATCACATTCCGCTAGAGAATCTTCGCCAAATTTTTGCTCCATTAAACTAATTAAATAGGAAGCAATTGGTTTAGAACTGTCAATACCACTTTCGGTACCAACA
It encodes:
- a CDS encoding LytTR family DNA-binding domain-containing protein; the protein is MKQLNISIKHNLIVGLLIGLWLFVFAFIIKPFDDGTINFRAWFLISFGFSVMAFLCYGLLAFIQKSFYERIGKWNVGLEITAIFLFHLLYLIGVFTFYKSPILNGGYDFLEFFSIIFIKVVLILTPVIILARRYLIKLIPITDDVLLFKGENRLDILKINKADLVCISNAQNYVEIFYLENGKLHSKLIRSSLKKIQDDFDFLVQIHRSHLINPSHFKSWRNANTIILTQIELPVSRNYKDVLMAL
- a CDS encoding hydroxymethylglutaryl-CoA synthase family protein — its product is MKTGIDAISFDVANIHLPIKTLAIARNIEPEKLEKGLGLLKMTFPDVHQDAVVFGANALTKLIVNNKINLNEISRIYVGTESGIDSSKPIASYLISLMEQKFGEDSLAECDVVDFTFACIGGVDAMQNCLDFVKLNPTKKAIVVTSDFAKYDLNSGGEYTQGAGAVAMLITANPKIIAFDNNWATSTKGVFDFFKPYRTISKEEITKNTNNDSWFDNLEAEIEIHKDQPVFDGQYSNQCYMDRTRNAYFSFKKLKNTTETLYNTWHSIVMHLPYSFQGRRMLSEIYALDSAEKIIADDIAPADYQTKIKEVAKSDDYRSFVTEKLQPAELASSLIGNLYTGSIFMGLLSTLAHFYDTNKEVAETKFGFLAYGSGSKSKVFEGTIQSEWKSALENVKLFENLAESVEIDFNTYESLHKKEQKQSVRTPKNEWVLERIEKEIPVLIGARYYKWVE